A single region of the Raphanus sativus cultivar WK10039 chromosome 1, ASM80110v3, whole genome shotgun sequence genome encodes:
- the LOC108824188 gene encoding uncharacterized protein LOC108824188 produces MMRIRSNITYLSILRLFVRECDQRSNEVSFFIEVPRSEKGQAFAYLLKKLNTEWKLPLNQKQKIIYVMFPCWLLNPGNNISRYLLISESLASLALVDFGTVFLQLKNKLQLLTVGIGGVGLVWTATFTCPPFVRT; encoded by the exons ATGATGAGGATTCGATCGAACATAACATACCTGAGTATCTTGCGTTTGTTCGTT AGAGAATGTGATCAGAGATCaaacgaggttagctttttcaTTGAAGTTCCAAGAAGTGAAAAAGGACAAGCTTTTGCTTATCTCTTAAAgaagctcaacactgaatggaagctTCCTCTTAATCAAAAGCAG AAAATCATATATGTAATGTTTCCATGTTGGCTGCTCAATCCAGGGAACAATATTTCAAGGTACCTCCTCATTAGCGAATCATTGGCATCATTGGCCCTCGTCGACTTCGGGACTGTTTTTCTGCAGCTGAAGAATAAGCTACAGCTTCTCACAGTTGGCATTGGTGGTGTAGGTTTAGTCTGGACAGCCACGTTTACTTGTCCCCCTTTTGTTAGGACTTAG